One Thermodesulfobacteriota bacterium genomic region harbors:
- a CDS encoding neutral/alkaline non-lysosomal ceramidase N-terminal domain-containing protein — protein sequence MSAALGPRGARRGAWALLCLFLSGCLPLDHTPLEEQPFYGGTREAIAGFAAPPARAGPLRAGAARVELTPPAGVPLGGHGGRRSAGVHDPVYARALVLANGLTTVALVSADLLAVADHLAGAVARAVARELPVAPEGLMIAATHTHSGPGALGRRLWERAAAGSFDPAFFDHTVERLARAVAEAHARLEPVWLTERRFEAPDLIANRRVRGGAVDPKVRVLVLDARGSPRRSYLVNFAAHATVLGKGNRLVSGDYPGFLCRTLEEQGDAVALFTAGAVADQRPKPPEGQDPFARAEKMGRLLAERVRAAPALAPPRAGAALWARAVEVPLPPPQIKVTRTRRLPSFVGSLFLDRTARLQVLGIDSLLLAGIPAEVGAEVGLEWKDRARAAGMELLVVSLANDYVGYVLPAPRYADPVYEARMALYGPHLAEYLGRFLLAALGGGQGR from the coding sequence GTGAGCGCGGCGCTCGGGCCGAGGGGGGCCCGACGAGGAGCTTGGGCGCTTCTGTGCCTCTTCCTGTCCGGCTGCCTCCCGCTCGACCACACCCCCCTCGAGGAGCAGCCCTTCTACGGGGGCACCCGGGAGGCGATCGCGGGGTTTGCCGCCCCCCCGGCCCGGGCCGGCCCCCTGCGGGCAGGCGCGGCGCGGGTCGAGCTCACGCCCCCCGCCGGCGTCCCCCTGGGGGGGCATGGGGGGAGGAGGTCCGCGGGCGTCCACGACCCGGTCTACGCCCGCGCCCTCGTCCTCGCCAACGGCCTGACCACGGTCGCCCTCGTCTCGGCCGACCTCCTCGCCGTCGCGGACCACCTCGCCGGGGCCGTGGCGCGCGCCGTTGCGAGGGAGCTCCCCGTCGCCCCCGAGGGTTTGATGATCGCCGCCACCCACACCCACTCCGGCCCCGGGGCCCTGGGCCGCCGGCTCTGGGAGCGGGCGGCCGCCGGAAGCTTCGACCCGGCGTTCTTCGACCACACGGTAGAGCGCCTGGCGCGCGCCGTCGCCGAGGCCCACGCTCGGCTCGAGCCGGTGTGGCTCACGGAGCGGCGCTTCGAGGCGCCGGACCTGATCGCCAACCGCAGGGTGCGGGGCGGCGCCGTGGACCCGAAGGTGCGCGTCCTCGTCCTCGACGCCCGGGGCTCTCCCCGCAGGAGCTACCTGGTGAACTTCGCCGCCCACGCCACGGTCCTGGGCAAGGGCAACCGCCTTGTCTCGGGCGACTACCCCGGCTTCCTCTGCCGGACCCTCGAGGAACAGGGCGACGCCGTGGCCCTCTTCACCGCCGGCGCCGTGGCGGACCAGCGGCCCAAGCCGCCCGAGGGGCAAGACCCCTTCGCGCGGGCCGAGAAGATGGGAAGGCTCCTGGCCGAGCGGGTGCGTGCAGCGCCTGCCCTGGCTCCCCCCCGCGCCGGGGCGGCGCTGTGGGCCCGGGCCGTCGAGGTCCCCCTGCCGCCCCCCCAGATCAAGGTCACCCGGACCCGGCGCCTCCCCTCCTTCGTGGGCAGCCTCTTCCTGGACCGCACCGCCCGCCTCCAGGTGCTGGGGATCGATTCCCTCCTCCTGGCGGGAATCCCCGCCGAGGTGGGCGCCGAAGTCGGCCTGGAGTGGAAGGACCGCGCCCGGGCCGCAGGCATGGAGCTCCTCGTGGTAAGTCTCGCCAACGACTACGTCGGGTACGTGCTCCCGGCGCCGCGCTACGCCGACCCCGTCTACGAGGCGCGGATGGCCCTCTACGGCCCCCACCTGGCCGAGTACCTGGGTCGGTTCCTGTTAGCCGCCCTGGGAGGGGGGCAAGGGAGATGA
- a CDS encoding sensor domain-containing diguanylate cyclase, giving the protein MAPAPQRKSRKSAPPGGEQQLLALLERRSEELATLVEIGKALTSTLDLREVLGAIMEKVSGLLRPKNWSLLLVDDATGDLTFEIAVSPAADRLKGIRLKKGEGIAGWVALHGEPLLIPDVTRDARFAPGVDEAVAFTTRSIVCVPLRCKNRVLGVVELLNNMDEGEFSEADLQILSTIADFAAIAIENARYFEKVRELIITDDLTGLYNARHLLEYLDHEVDRARRYGMPLSLVFLDLDRFKDINDTHGHLVGSRLLTEVGQLVRVHVRSSDVAARYGGDEFVVVLPNTAKDGALTVASNLRHKIKEHYFLSDQGYRIRLTASFGVATYPEDAQSKLALIRLADQAMYRVKETTRDAVLSA; this is encoded by the coding sequence ATGGCCCCTGCGCCCCAGCGCAAGTCCCGAAAATCAGCCCCGCCGGGCGGCGAGCAGCAGCTCCTCGCGCTGCTCGAGCGCCGCAGCGAAGAGCTCGCGACCCTCGTGGAGATCGGCAAGGCCCTGACCTCCACCCTGGATCTGCGGGAGGTGCTCGGCGCCATCATGGAGAAGGTGAGCGGGCTCTTGCGGCCGAAGAACTGGTCGCTGCTCCTGGTGGACGACGCCACCGGCGATCTCACCTTCGAGATCGCGGTCTCCCCCGCGGCGGACCGCCTCAAGGGGATTCGCCTCAAGAAGGGCGAGGGCATCGCCGGCTGGGTGGCGCTCCACGGGGAGCCGCTCCTCATCCCCGATGTGACCCGGGACGCGCGCTTCGCCCCCGGAGTGGACGAGGCGGTGGCATTTACCACCCGCTCCATCGTGTGCGTACCCCTGCGGTGCAAGAACCGCGTCCTGGGGGTCGTGGAACTGCTCAACAACATGGACGAGGGGGAGTTCTCGGAAGCGGATCTCCAGATCCTCTCCACCATCGCCGACTTCGCGGCGATCGCCATCGAGAACGCCCGCTACTTCGAGAAGGTGCGCGAGCTCATCATTACCGACGACCTCACGGGGCTCTACAACGCGAGGCATCTCCTGGAGTACCTGGACCACGAGGTGGACCGGGCCCGCCGCTACGGCATGCCCTTGTCCCTGGTCTTCCTGGACCTGGACCGTTTCAAGGACATCAACGACACCCACGGGCATCTGGTGGGCAGCCGCCTGCTCACCGAGGTGGGCCAGCTCGTTCGGGTCCACGTGCGGTCCTCCGACGTCGCCGCCCGGTATGGCGGCGACGAGTTCGTGGTGGTCCTGCCCAACACCGCAAAGGACGGCGCGCTCACCGTGGCCTCGAACCTCCGCCACAAGATCAAGGAGCACTACTTCCTCTCCGACCAGGGCTACCGCATTCGCCTCACCGCGAGCTTCGGCGTGGCCACGTACCCCGAGGACGCCCAGAGCAAGCTCGCCCTGATCCGCCTGGCCGACCAGGCCATGTACCGCGTCAAGGAGACCACCCGCGACGCCGTGCTCAGCGCCTGA